The sequence TGGTGACTGGCTAATAGAGGTCGTCTCGAGCATATGAGATGTTTTGCaatgaaagaaatgacaaaatggaagaaaaagtGGCATGAGGTTGGACTGAAGGGTAGATTAAGTCTGTCAGCAGTGCTTCTGCTAATTAAATCCTTCTGCAGGAGAGCTCAATACTAACGATCTGAGCACTACTCTACAAAGTCCAGGCGTCTCCTGTGTGGTTAGAATGGAGTATGGAGACTGTTGAGGCATGGGGTTCAGTTTCATCCGTTTCAGTATCACTGCTCTCTGGGAGCACATGTGGGATTGGTGGCAAGTTTTGGGTTGATCAAAGCGGAAGGCAGCAAGACAGTGGCTCCTGTAATTTCCTGTATTGCTCGTGTGGGAAGCATTTTCCCGGTTGAAGAGTCAGTAGAACAGTATTCCAGTCATGgctctggtgctgctgctcgAAGTGAGGCGCCTCAACATAAATACTGGCATCAGTCAGAACGGAGAGGCAGACTGGTTTGGACGAAGATTGTCCATATTGAGCTACTGGAAAGAAACAGAGCAGTTCAAGGTTTTTAGTGAACATTAGACATGGCAACCCAAGGACCACTTTTATAGCTCAAAAGCCAGATGAGCTAATCACTTATGTAATTACCATATTATTACCGAATTAAGTCCTAAGCACTGCAGAGTTTGAACTCTGTTGGTAAGGTTGATTTTTCAAGGCAGTAGATGAGGTGGTCAGGGTCAGGGGTCGTGTATATCCATCCATCTGGTGCTTATTATTGCCTGGCAAAGGCCACCCTATGCTGGCTGGGGTCATCTTAACTAAGCAATCCCTGTGAGGTCTAAACATGGAGGTCAAATGACCTACCGCTGTGAGTTTAAGGGTGGCCTAGTTTGGCCCGGGAGGGTAGAATGGGAGTGTGCAAAATAAGCACACGAAGGAAGAAAAATTATGATGACAGCCAGATTCTTTATAAAATTAACTATTATCTGGTTACTTTTCCTGTTATTCACTTAGTTCCGGAAATACTTCACACAAATCAGATGGAATAGATGAAAGATAAGACTTCATTTTGAGGGTGAAGGCTGAGGAACCAATGGTTTGTAAGTGCCAGGACTGTCAAGAGCAGGAAGGAGGCTGAAGAGGACAATTGGCTCCGGGGGCTGAAGATTGGCTGCTGCCCAATACTGTATCTATTAAACTGAACAGGATACCCCCAGGCTCTTTGATAGTTTTGTGTGCGAGAGTGCTTTTGACTTTAATTGgatatgtgtatgcatgtgtggtAAAATAATACAGTATACACTAACCAAAACATTCTGTGGAAGAGTTATGTACAAGAAAGGATGgccaacaaagaaaaaagaactggGAAAAGCAGTGTTTGGGCCTTTTTCCTATTTTGGTTTTTCCTAAAACTGAATTTTGCTGCATCAGTTTCATGCCAAGCACAAAATCAATGCAATTTTGGATGGGATCTTTGGAATCAATGTATGAAAAATTGTTCAAATTTATATAAACATTACATAAGATTTTCCACCACTGAACCCTGTTGATGTTATatcatgttttcctcttctgcaGTTATGGTTTTTGCTGAACTAGGCGCCAATGTCACCCTGCCCTGCCGGCTGTTGTCCAGAGACATCATGTCCTTTGGTAGCATTGGTATGCGAGTCAAATGGACCAAGGTGGCAGATGATGAGGCACTGAACGAGGATGTGCTGCTTTCAATGGGATTCCACAAGAAGACCTATGGAAGCTTTGAGGATCGTGTCTTTTTGCAGGAGCAAGACAGTGAAGATGCATCCTTGATAATAAGTGATGTCTCCATGGATGACACGGGAAAATACCACTGTGAGATCATCAATGGGATGGAAGACACCGTGCAAGAAATTACGTTGGAAGTGAAAAGCAGTCTCCCTGATGgtaaatcttgttttttttatatttgttcaCAAGCTCTTTGTGCAGTCATTTCATACCGTATACATGCATCCTTTCCCTGTTAAAACTGTATGATTCAGAATTAATCATCTTCTCCACCAATGTTTTGGTTTCTATTTATTGAAAACATCCACGTTTCCTTTTCTTGcgcaaaaagaaaatgaaaagaacagaCAGCTTGTGATGATTTATCCAAACCGCTGTAATGATTCAGTCATGATTACATTTGAATACCGTTCAGCATAagtaaacagaaacacattttccatctttcctgGTCTATATTCTCTCACATTTGACTGACTCAACAGATTTTATAATCACTAAATTGTCTTCCTTTTACAAAGAGCCATATAAAGAGAAACTGCTTTTATTGCAAGTTAGggttatttacatatttatacacAGACTCCTGAAACCTAGCCTAGTGACACGCTAAAGACTATCAGGGTGTTTAAAACATTATGTGCATACATTATTTCTACTTTGGGTCCATGCAGTTAATGCAGTTTAAAGTAACACATAGCTTGATTTTTTCGTCCTTGTAGAAGAGTAGGTTTGCAAAGTACCAACATTTTGCAAGCTGCTGGACTTTAAAGACTAATAGGTCCACATCATAAAACTAAACACAGAGTGACATATCATTACATTAATTCaatcttctcttcctctctcagatGGTGTTGTGTTCCCATACTCCCCCCACATGGGCCGCTACAACCTGAACTTCCAAGAGGCTGTGCAGGCCTGTGCGGACCAGGGTGCCGATGTTGCTACTTATGATCAGCTGTATAACGCCTGGATGAGCGGTCTGGACTGGTGCAATGCTGGCTGGCTGAAAGATGGCACCGTTCAGTATCCCATCACAAAGCCCAGAGAGCCTTGTGGTGGCTCCAACAGCGTGCCTGGCCTCAGAAACTATGGCCTCCGTGACAAGATGAGTCAATACGACGTGTTCTGCTATTCCCCTGCACTCAAGGGtgagtttctttttatttgtctaTCCATTTTcttgattcattatttttgttattcattattCTTGTGGTGGGCTTGTCCTGCATGACCTAACTTGGTAGACCAATATGGAAATAATAGAAAACCTTCGACTACTTGAATTCTTAATTAAGATGGCAGTTCTTTTCCTGATCGCTTCGCTTTTTTGCTTCTGCTGTCAGGACGTTTCTATTGGCTGGTCCAGCCCGACAGTCTGACCTTTGACGAGGCCGTGCAGGCATGCTTAGATGATGGTGCAGAGATCGCCAAGGTGGGCCACATATTTTCTGCCTGGAAGCTCGAGGGTTACGACCGCTGTGATGCTGGCTGGTTGGCTGATGGAAGTGTCCGCTACCCCATCTCAAGGCCACGCAAGAACTGCAGCCCCACAGAAGCTGCCGTGCGCTTCCTTGGATTCCCAGACAAAATGCAAAAGTCTTATGGTGTCTACTGCTTCATGGCTGAGCAGTGAGGGGTTAGATAGGAGTAGGGAAGCCATAACCACCAAAGAGCAGCAAAAACCACAACCAGTAAAGTCAACAATAAAGCATAGAGGCTTTGGATTTTATCTAGCATGAACTCAATATGAAACTGTGATAACCCTTTTTaactcataaaaaaaacaaatactgtacacCTTACATCCATATGCaatgaatgacaaaatattttgtagccattaagttttgtttttctctaactgtgcatccattaatTTTACACAGACTGTCGGGAAAAAGGCAacagtgttaatgtgtgactgatgtgacagagaCAAGAACTTGGTGGTTGTGAAACATCATCTAAGTTTGGTTTGTCTTCCACAGAAATTTAGATGTGTGAAGTTTAAGATTTAGAGCATTTATGTTCATGAGCAGATGgcttttgctgctttaaaatTTTTCTACAGAACAAAACAATGTGATATTTTATACATTCATCAAGTATCACATCAATGAAAGATTGATTACAGAATCCTAAACATAACTTGACTACCACTGCTGAGCTAtagatacagtatgtacatgtTTTATTGCAGTAAATACACAACTGGATCCCTCTCTAATCAGAGTTGAAGCTCTTATTTCACAGCAGAGAGGTTTTTTCAACCTGAGGAGTTGTGATCATATTTTACTGCTAGAcaagaaaatgaatgtaaatgtcttGATGGACTGTGACCTGATCTGCATTGATAGTTCCCATTAGATCAACTCCTAGTTACAATTTGAAAGTCATTTTACTATCATAACCTTATGCagtatgttttttgttttttttcattaatttgtttgtcacaatttttttttatttttacatgtatgtaatgttctttttaagaaaaaaagtacagattctgtcaatgaaatatttttttgtgaagTGTAGTGTTTAGACAACTTACATCTGGCACATACAAAATAGCAGTAGCAGCAGAAGTATATATCTTCCCCTTTTGTCCTAAACAAAACCTTCCAACAAATCGCAGGCAAACCTGGTTGTCTAACAACAATTCTCCAACATATTACAGTGGTTACAAGTACAACTAACAAATATATGGGCTGAAATCCAGTCTGACTGCTGAGACAGTTTCGCAAATTCTCACTGAGGTTGTGAACTGTAAAAGGTAAATTTCCACTTGCACTCTATTCTTTAAAAGACCTGAGTAATTCTGATGTCCATTTACACTCTTAAAAAAGGATTCAACATGGATTAATCATGCCGTAGTGACTAGATCTAAATGAATATTTGTGAATAAAGAATCAAAACCAACAGTTTCCTGTGGATGACAGTGAGAGCGTATTTTGGACATACAGAGCTGATGATATAAATGTGTGCCACAACTAGGAGACAGCACTCTTTTTGGGTATAACTTCCAGaatttgatattttgtgttttgttttttgttaccTTATCCTTTTATACCTTTTCTAACCATGGGCACTGGCATATAGTACTTCCTGCAGGTTACAAGTGGTAATATGGTGATGCATTGTTTGTAAaagcaaaacttaaaaatgtctGTTACACTTGTGCATTTGTACACACTTGTGCATGACAAAAAGGTGACGGTATTTTTGTATCTTAGCACCATGTACCTTTTTCAACAAAGCAGTTTGAAATAAAGATTACAACTTTTGAATcaattttttccctttttcaacAATGAACATTTTGATTTCAACAGGATCCAAACGTGTTACCACATGCTTTATGTGAACATACAGAGGCTTAAGTGGAGATTAACCAGTATTGTTTATGCTGCCATGGCCAGGAGCCATGTATCTGGCATAAACCCACTTCACTGAGAGGACTTAAGATTAGActcttttcacatttatttattctttggcatttttttATTCAGCGCCAGGCTGCCAGCACACCACGAAGTTAGACAAAGGGAACAATGCCACAGTCTTTAAGAGTGCTTGTGGGAATGGGGtcagatttagatttagtttgATACAGCAGTGAAATGCGagacaaatgtaaatgtgtctgATGGTGAAAAGTCTATTGATGCAAGCTTTCTGTCCTCGGACGCTGAAGCTGATAGCAACATAAAAAAGGAGAGATAGTGTAGATCTTTAGATCAGCATAGAGCATCCTAATAATGATGTTGAATTTTAAGAATCAAATCTGAAGAGTAAACTATAGTATTACTTCCCAGGTGAATGCACAAACCATTGATGCTTAAGCACACTTGTGGCATAAAGTGAGCTTTTTGTTGTCTGAGTTTGTTTATGCTGGAAGCAGACAGTAAAATTGATAATTGCTGTTGTGGACAACCATTGTCTCATTGTTGGCTGAATTTTTCAGTTGTATGGCTACATTTAATTTGGTTTGCTTCTGTGGTTTAGATTCCAAACCAATCAAACTCTGTGCAGGTCTGATGATGCTACATCCCAAATGCAAGTCACTCACCAGTATCTAGATTAAGTTACGTGACAGGAAAATAGCAGAGTAATGAGTGAATGATAGACACTCTGCATTGAACTAGACAGGGTCTGAGGCGCCTGTCAAGCCCAAGAAGCTGTCAGGAAGAGCCAGGGTGCATTTCctttccaaaacaaacacagaaagcttATTAAAGCCCAGGGAGACCTGGGCCGAGAGGTCTAGGTTTTTCCGCTGATCACCCACGAGACATCTGCATTTCATGAGGCAAGAATGTAGGTTTTACTCTCGCTGGGGCATCCAGGAGCAACCTTTAATTACAAACCAAGTCCTCTCTAATGACAGAGTGGGCAGTCACACTGAAAACCACAGCAACCCTCACTTACACAAAGATTACATCCACCAAGTTGATGTTATTACCCTGGTAATAGTGGTGAATTGTAATGTATTCAAAAGGCTTCTGATTTTACACCAAGGGAATTCATCTGCTGACATTTAAACCACCATTAGAAGTATTTGCCATTCAAGAGGAGCTACCTACAGCCATGCTATCGACTAAAGACACCGTGGTGTGGTATACATATGCAGGTCCACAGTTCTGCAGCATCAGACCTTTTTAGCATATGCATCACTGTCCCCCATCCTAGATCTTACTCTTTATGCTCGCTTTAATTCACATTGTTGCATCCTATCTGCTCCCCCTGAATGCACCGTCTGTCCACCGAGAGGCTTGTTGAATATGTCTGATAGGATTTGTCTGATATATGTACAAGAGACTGCAGTAATTTGAAGATGGGACATTGGTTCTACGGAGAGTGACCGTGATTCACAGAATTTTAGTGTGTATTTTCACATGATGTTTCCTTTAGTTGTGTGAGTGCTTTTTGGgaggaaatgaaatatttagaaattaGTCTGACAGCACTACCTGCTGGTGAAACGATAACACTACTTACTCCATACAACATGTATCTTAGTGGCAGGTGACCCAACACCCGAGATCCTTTTCAAGCTTGCTACTCTATCAAAGcccaacaaaaccaaaagacaaaTGATGGACAGTTTAGTCCCTCCGTTCCaccaaacctgcatgtctttgaagaCACAACATCTGGAGAAAATCTACGCATAACACAAAACCAACGACAGCAAGCACAACACTCAAATGCCATACACTGTTCCAAGTACCTTTCAAAAATTTCTGCAAAAGGTCCAAAGTAAATGTTATTAGTATATAATAGCCCTCTGATTGACTGGTGCTGCAGCCACCAACCCAGCCCCACCTCGTCCCTCTAAGGAAAAGCAGTatggaaaatgaatgaatggatgtatagtatataatatccatatattttatttcttttggtgattcaaagcaggaaaaaaaagtttgatctcatttaaaaaaaaaaatcacaaacaccCCAGACATTCACATTgtaagataaaaaaacaaactattataaatataaaatgatagTATATGCACATTaagtctgaaacacacacacagacattcacaggcagacaaaacaaatacattgttccattaaaaaaagaaaaatttaaatgCTGGAGACACACATAACCATCTACATGTACAAACATATTGTTATTGTTTCGGAAATAACATTATTGCAGCCGAAGGGCCCTCCAAATTCTTTGGTCCACTGCTGGCATTAAAGGTGTAAAAAGACCTATAAATCCATAAATTTTTGTGTAATTTCTCATCTTCAATGCATCTCACTTAGACAGTCTGTGATTGTAGCTGGTCTCCTGATGAGCattcaataaaaaatatatgaagaGCACTTTACTGTTGAGTATAAAACAAGTAAGGAGACCAAGAGCAGcttgaaaataaattatatgCATCTCTGCCAAAACAGCCGTTACGTTCAAGTCTTTTTGAGTGTTTCACAAAATACATTCTCTTAATGGCTGATTCCAATTGACCACAATAACAGAAAAGTAGAgtgtgcagagaaaaagaagttaCCTAGAAAACCACCTCAAGCTACAGCACAACAGCGACAGATGAGAGCAAGACTCTTTGGTGTGTAATTATGAACAGTTATTGTAAACATGCAGTGGCAACTAATTGTAAGTTACACACATGAGCGGAAAATGGAGGCTACTTGAGCCACACATCCCTTCTTCCATTCTAAAATAGTTGATGGACATCGATTTCCACAAGTGGATAAAGGCTCTGTTGGTAAGTACTTAGAGAGCACTCTCAtatcaaattacaaaaaatcATACAAAAGAAGTATCagtgagttttaaaaaa comes from Pempheris klunzingeri isolate RE-2024b chromosome 7, fPemKlu1.hap1, whole genome shotgun sequence and encodes:
- the hapln1a gene encoding hyaluronan and proteoglycan link protein 1a, which encodes MTSLLCITIISLTLAASAYSQVTSATMPPTVMVFAELGANVTLPCRLLSRDIMSFGSIGMRVKWTKVADDEALNEDVLLSMGFHKKTYGSFEDRVFLQEQDSEDASLIISDVSMDDTGKYHCEIINGMEDTVQEITLEVKSSLPDDGVVFPYSPHMGRYNLNFQEAVQACADQGADVATYDQLYNAWMSGLDWCNAGWLKDGTVQYPITKPREPCGGSNSVPGLRNYGLRDKMSQYDVFCYSPALKGRFYWLVQPDSLTFDEAVQACLDDGAEIAKVGHIFSAWKLEGYDRCDAGWLADGSVRYPISRPRKNCSPTEAAVRFLGFPDKMQKSYGVYCFMAEQ